The Syntrophales bacterium region ACCTGCCTCTTTCTTCTCTCCACCCTCGGCATGGGACTCTTCATCTCCACGGTGTCCTCGACGCAGCAGCAGGCCATGATGGCGACCTTCTTCGTCATCCTGCCCATCTTCCTGCTCTCGGGGTTCGTCTTTCCCATCGCCAACATGCCCGAGCCGGTCCAGTGGCTGACCTTCCTGAACCCGCTGCGCTATTTCCTCGTCATCATCCGGGGGATCTTCCTGAAGGGCGTGGGCCTGGGCGTCCTCTGGCCCCAGTATGTCGCCCTCGTCATCCTGGGAACCGCCGTCTTCGCCGGGGCGACGGTGCGGTTCCGGAAGCGGCTGGATTAGGATATGAATTTTCTGATTCGCACCTGCACGATGGAAGACTGCGTCATGCTGGCCGTAACGATCCGGACGTCTTTCCGCACGGTGGCGGAACGGTTCGGCCTGACGAAGGAGAACGCGGCCCGGCATCCCTCCAACTGCGAGGAGGACTGGGTCCGGAAAGACATGGAACGGGGCGTCGTGTATTACGCCCTGGAGATCGGGGGTCGTGTCGCCGGGTGCGTCGCCCTCGAGCGGGCCGACGAGGGGGGCTGCTACCTGGAGCGCCTGTCGGTATTGCCGGGACACCGGCGGCAGGGCCTGGGAAAGGTGCTGGTGGAGCATGTCTTTGCCGAGGCCCGACGTCTCGGACTCCGCCGCGTGGGCATCGCCATGATCGCGGAGCAGGAAGAGCTCAAGGCATGGTACAAGGGGTTCGGTTTCGTCGAGGGGGACACGAATGAATATCCCCACCTGCCGTTTCGTGTGGCCTTCCTGTCTCTTGACCTTGCGGAAAGCGGGTGACGTACGCGGCGGGAAGCGATGGAGCGCCGCGGGTTTCAAATCCCGTCAGGAGAGGATTCCATGGCACAAAACAGTCTTCGCATGACGGACCCGGCGGGGCCTCCCGCCCCAGGGGAAGTCGAGGCCTGGATCGGCGGCGAGGCTTGGGAATACTGGCTGCGCGTCGAGTCCATGATCGAGCGCAACTACCCGGGCGTCTTCGCGCCGGAGTGGCTCTTCGGAGGAAAGAAGCACGGCTGGTCGCGCCGCTATAAAAAGGGGAAGTCCTTCTGCACGCTGATACCGGAGAGGAACCGCTTCGCCCTGCTGATCGTCTTCGGCGCAGAGGAGCGGGCGAAGGTGGAAATGATCCGGCAGGAGCTTTCGGAGCGGACCCGGAGAGGCTACGACGGGGCCGCGACCTACCACGACGGGAAATGGCTGCTTCTCACCGTCGATGCGGACGAGATCGCGGCCGACGTGGAGCGACTCCTGGCGGTGAAGCGAAAGCCGCGAAACAGAGCGAAATAACCCCGCCTGCTGTACTTCCATCCGATTGAACGTGTGACTTTCAATTTGACACGACGGATTCCCCGGTGCAGTCTGACACCTTGCCGGGGCCGGCTGCCGGGCATGATTCGTCGCCGCCGGCAATTCCCATAAGGACGGAGTGGACGATGAAGAACGGAAACATCGAACGGGACGCGGCGACCGCCGAGGGGATGCTCCGCGGGCTTCGCACCGAGCTGTACCCCCTGTTCCGGCAGTGGGGACGACCGGAATGCCTGTTTTCCCCGAGCGTCGCGAAGGCCGCCCTTGTGGTCATCGACATGCAGAACTTCTCCTGCGCCCCCGTGTCCCATGAAACCATGCCGCGGATCGGCCTGGTAATCGAGCGGATCAACCGGCTCGCCGATTTCTGCCGCAAGGCGGGTGTACCCGTGATCTGGGTGCGGCAGAACATCACGGAGAAGCCGGGCAGGCACGACGGGGGCCTGTATCCGGCCTTCCACGACGAGAAGCACTGGAAGAACGAGGCCAACATGGGCCCGGGAACGGAGATCTTCCCGGAGATGCATTTCGATTCCGACCGCGATCATGTCGTGTTCAAGAACCGCTACAGCGCGTTCCTGTCGCGACCGCCGGAGTTGAAGGAAAAGCTCCACGCCCTGAAGCGGACGCAGCTGATCGTGGTCGGAGTGGCCGCCAACGTCTGCGTCGAATCGACGGTCCGGGACGCCATGCAGATGGATTACGAGGTGATCCTGGTTGCGGACGGCACGACCGCCACGTCGGACGCTCTCATGGAGAACGCCCTCAGGAACACGATGCTGTTCTTCGGAGACGTCCGGACGGCAGACGAAGTAATGGCCATTCTGGGCGCCCGGGGGTAGATGATTCACGGCGCATTCGTATCCCGAGGAGGCTCGTTGCCGGTGACTGCAAAGGACATTCAGGTGCTCATCGAACGGTACATAGGGGCCTACAATGCCCTCGACGTGGAGGGTATGCTGGCCCTGATGCATCCGGAGGTGCTGTTCAGAAACATAGCCGGCGGGAAGGTCACCGCCGAGGCGGATGGAATCGGGGCGCTCCGCGTGTTGGCGGTCCAGTCGAAAGGGCTGTTTGCCTCCCGCCGCCAGGAGATCGTGAACCTGTCGATCGAGGGCGACCGGGCGTCGGCAAGCATCGATTTCAAGGGCATCCTGGCCGTGGACGTGCCGGGCGGTCCAAAGGCCGGCGAAACGCTTTGCCTCAGCGGTCGGTCCGAGTTCGAGTTCCGGGACGGCGTGTTCTATCGGATCACCGACATCAGCTGAGATTTCGAAAGGGGACGACCCCCGTCATGAACACGGATGGATCGCCGGCCGGCCCGGAGGATGGTGATCCGCCCATGGCGACGAGAGGAATGGCTTCCGAACAATCCGGACCCTTCGGGGTGATCTTTCGAACGCTCAAGTCCCGGAATTACAGACTGTTCTTCGCGGGCCAGGGCGTTTCCCTGATCGGCACCTGGATGCAGCAGGTCGCGCTGAGCTGGCTGGTCTACCGCCTGACCGATTCGGTCTTCCTGCTGGGGGTGGTCGGTTTTGCGGGCCAGTTTCCCACGTTTGTCATCTCTCCCTTCGCGGGGGTCCTGTCGGACCGCTGGAACCGCCACCGGACCCTGATCCTGACCCAGGCGCTGTCCATGGCGCAGGCCCTGACGCTGGCGGTGCTCGTCCTGACGGGTACCGTGGCGGTCTGGCACATCATCGTGCTGAGCCTGTTCCTGGGCTGCGTCAATGCCCTGGACATCCCGACGCGGCAGTCCTTTGTCATTCACATGATCGACGACAAGAGGGACCTGGGCAATGCCATCGCCCTGAACTCCGCCATGTTCAACGGGGCGAGATTTCTCGGACCCTCCGTGGCGGGCGTCCTCATCGCCCTGGTCGGAGAGGGGATCTGTTTTCTCCTGAACGGCCTGAGCTATCTCGCCGTCATCGCGGCGCTTCTTGCCATGAAGCTGTCCCCGGCGACCCCGGCGAAAAAAAGCACCAACATCCTCCAGGAGCTCGCGGAAGGGCTCCGGTACGCCTATGAGTTCAAGCCGATCCGGTTCATTCTCCTGCTCCTGGCCCTGACGAGCTTCATGGGGGTTCCCTATGCGGTCCTGATGCCCGCCTTTGCCCGGGATGTCCTGCACGGTGGCCCCCATACCCTGGGCTTCCTGATGTCCGCGGCCGGCGTGGGGGCTTTTATGGGAGCCATGTACCTGGCGTCCAGGACGTCGGTTCTCGGGCTGGGCCGGATCATTCCGCTGTCGTCGGGCATCTTCGGCCTGGGCCTGATCGCCTTCGCCTTTTCCCGCACCCTCTGGATTTCTCTCCTTCTGATGCTCGTCGTCGGCATCGGCATCATGATCCACGTGGCATCCTGCAACACGATGCTGCAGACACTCGTGGAGGACGGCAAGCGCGGGCGGGTGATGAGCTTTTTCGCCGTCGCGTTCCTGGGGATGGCGCCCCTGGGCAGCCTGATGGCGGGTTCCGTGGCCCAGGCAATCGGCATCACCGCCACCATGGCGATCGGAGGGGTCTTCTGCATCGCCGGTGCCGTCTTCTTTGCCGGCAAGCTTCCCATGCTCCGTTCCATTGTCCGGCCGATTTATGCGGAGAAGGGCATAGCCGGGCCTTCGTAGAAAAACATCTTCGGGGTTCTGAAAATGAGTGTCTGGAAACGATTGATGGTGATCTGCCTGGTCTCGCTGCCCTGCATCGGCTGCGATCAAGTCACGAAGCAGGCCGCCCTCTGGATTCTCCCGGAGACGGGAAC contains the following coding sequences:
- a CDS encoding DUF3788 domain-containing protein — encoded protein: MAQNSLRMTDPAGPPAPGEVEAWIGGEAWEYWLRVESMIERNYPGVFAPEWLFGGKKHGWSRRYKKGKSFCTLIPERNRFALLIVFGAEERAKVEMIRQELSERTRRGYDGAATYHDGKWLLLTVDADEIAADVERLLAVKRKPRNRAK
- a CDS encoding GNAT family N-acetyltransferase; this encodes MNFLIRTCTMEDCVMLAVTIRTSFRTVAERFGLTKENAARHPSNCEEDWVRKDMERGVVYYALEIGGRVAGCVALERADEGGCYLERLSVLPGHRRQGLGKVLVEHVFAEARRLGLRRVGIAMIAEQEELKAWYKGFGFVEGDTNEYPHLPFRVAFLSLDLAESG
- a CDS encoding nuclear transport factor 2 family protein — encoded protein: MTAKDIQVLIERYIGAYNALDVEGMLALMHPEVLFRNIAGGKVTAEADGIGALRVLAVQSKGLFASRRQEIVNLSIEGDRASASIDFKGILAVDVPGGPKAGETLCLSGRSEFEFRDGVFYRITDIS
- a CDS encoding MFS transporter, translating into MATRGMASEQSGPFGVIFRTLKSRNYRLFFAGQGVSLIGTWMQQVALSWLVYRLTDSVFLLGVVGFAGQFPTFVISPFAGVLSDRWNRHRTLILTQALSMAQALTLAVLVLTGTVAVWHIIVLSLFLGCVNALDIPTRQSFVIHMIDDKRDLGNAIALNSAMFNGARFLGPSVAGVLIALVGEGICFLLNGLSYLAVIAALLAMKLSPATPAKKSTNILQELAEGLRYAYEFKPIRFILLLLALTSFMGVPYAVLMPAFARDVLHGGPHTLGFLMSAAGVGAFMGAMYLASRTSVLGLGRIIPLSSGIFGLGLIAFAFSRTLWISLLLMLVVGIGIMIHVASCNTMLQTLVEDGKRGRVMSFFAVAFLGMAPLGSLMAGSVAQAIGITATMAIGGVFCIAGAVFFAGKLPMLRSIVRPIYAEKGIAGPS
- a CDS encoding cysteine hydrolase; this encodes MKNGNIERDAATAEGMLRGLRTELYPLFRQWGRPECLFSPSVAKAALVVIDMQNFSCAPVSHETMPRIGLVIERINRLADFCRKAGVPVIWVRQNITEKPGRHDGGLYPAFHDEKHWKNEANMGPGTEIFPEMHFDSDRDHVVFKNRYSAFLSRPPELKEKLHALKRTQLIVVGVAANVCVESTVRDAMQMDYEVILVADGTTATSDALMENALRNTMLFFGDVRTADEVMAILGARG